One window from the genome of Anaerolineales bacterium encodes:
- the tsaD gene encoding tRNA (adenosine(37)-N6)-threonylcarbamoyltransferase complex transferase subunit TsaD has translation MEQETRILGIETSCDETAAAVVEDGRRIISNVVASQVNIHAEYGGVFPELASRAHVEVIYQVVSSALSQAHIAAEAVDAIAVTRGPGLAGSLVVGMNMAKGLAFGSKVPLLGINHLEAHLYSTWLVLDEPEPDFPLLGLIVSGGHTELVLMSDHLTYQRLGGTLDDAAGEAFDKVARLLGLAYPGGPAIQQAAENGNPEALKFPRAWLEGTWDFSFSGLKTAVLREVRKRQPDIEAGVEAPRPGLPIADLAASFQAAVVDVLVGKTLAAAEEFQAREILVAGGVSANRPLRQAFQLSSKLPVRVPPLHLCTDNAAMTAAVGHRRFLAGQRDALDIDVLPNWSL, from the coding sequence GTGGAACAAGAAACACGCATACTTGGCATCGAGACATCTTGCGACGAGACTGCCGCCGCGGTGGTGGAAGATGGCCGCAGGATCATCTCCAATGTCGTTGCCTCCCAGGTGAACATTCACGCCGAGTATGGCGGCGTTTTCCCGGAACTGGCCTCACGCGCCCACGTAGAAGTCATCTACCAGGTCGTATCCAGCGCGCTCTCGCAAGCCCACATTGCCGCAGAGGCCGTGGATGCCATCGCCGTCACGCGGGGACCCGGATTGGCGGGCTCTCTCGTCGTTGGGATGAATATGGCCAAGGGGCTGGCGTTCGGTTCAAAGGTTCCCTTGCTGGGGATCAACCACCTGGAGGCTCATCTCTATTCGACCTGGCTGGTTTTGGATGAACCCGAACCCGACTTTCCCTTGTTGGGCTTGATTGTGTCTGGTGGACACACCGAACTCGTTTTGATGAGCGACCACCTGACCTACCAGCGGTTGGGCGGAACGCTTGACGACGCGGCCGGTGAGGCTTTCGACAAGGTCGCCCGTTTGCTCGGTCTGGCCTATCCCGGGGGTCCGGCGATACAGCAAGCCGCCGAAAATGGGAATCCTGAAGCGTTGAAGTTTCCGCGTGCCTGGCTGGAGGGAACGTGGGATTTTTCTTTCAGCGGTTTGAAGACAGCCGTGCTGCGCGAGGTGCGCAAACGGCAACCGGATATCGAAGCCGGAGTCGAGGCGCCTCGCCCGGGGCTGCCCATCGCCGACCTCGCCGCATCGTTCCAGGCCGCCGTCGTCGATGTTCTCGTGGGGAAAACGCTGGCCGCTGCAGAAGAATTCCAGGCGCGGGAGATACTCGTCGCCGGGGGCGTTTCAGCCAACCGGCCGCTGCGACAGGCGTTTCAATTGAGTTCGAAACTCCCCGTTCGGGTCCCGCCGCTGCACTTGTGCACGGATAACGCCGCCATGACTGCCGCAGTCGGGCACCGGCGATTCCTTGCCGGCCAACGCGACGCCCTGGATATCGATGTGCTCCCGAACTGGTCCTTGTAG
- the selA gene encoding L-seryl-tRNA(Sec) selenium transferase, which yields MAAAYPGAKQLETAGSTLEQWLSVSLVPVINATGVILHTNLGRAPLCESAQAAMREVSRGYSTLEYNLARGARGKREVHAGGMLQRLTGAEAALVVNNNAAAVLLALTALARRKEVLVSRSQLIEIGGGFRIPDVMRQSGAKLIEVGTTNRTHPADFESAINKRTALILRAHHSNFKIVGFTTEPPLEELVRLGEKHSVPVLDDLGSGALLDTAQFGLGHEPTVQESLQAGAPLVAFSGDKLLGGPQAGIIVGEGALVERLLKHPLARALRPDKLCLAALCATLQHYLREEAVSAIPVWRMISTGEETLQKRAQRWAAQIGRGDVVASRSTVGGGSLPEETLPTWVLAIERRHPNAFTKQLRSAEPAVIARIEENRVVLDPRTVLEAQDEALIRVLKQALQRRSGQK from the coding sequence ATGGCTGCTGCGTATCCTGGAGCGAAGCAACTGGAGACCGCGGGATCCACACTCGAGCAGTGGTTGTCGGTGAGTCTGGTGCCCGTGATCAACGCCACGGGCGTCATTCTTCACACCAACCTCGGTCGCGCCCCGCTGTGCGAGAGCGCCCAGGCCGCCATGCGTGAGGTTTCCCGCGGGTACAGCACGCTCGAATACAATCTCGCCCGCGGCGCACGCGGGAAACGCGAAGTCCACGCGGGAGGCATGCTGCAAAGACTCACCGGCGCCGAAGCGGCGCTGGTCGTCAACAACAACGCTGCCGCGGTGTTGCTTGCCCTGACTGCGCTGGCCCGACGGAAGGAAGTGCTCGTATCGCGCTCGCAGTTGATCGAGATCGGCGGTGGATTTCGCATCCCTGACGTGATGCGCCAATCGGGCGCCAAGCTGATCGAAGTGGGCACCACCAACCGCACACATCCAGCGGATTTCGAATCCGCCATCAACAAACGCACGGCACTGATCCTGCGCGCCCACCATTCCAATTTCAAGATCGTCGGCTTCACCACCGAACCACCGCTGGAAGAACTTGTGCGCCTGGGAGAGAAACACAGCGTACCCGTGCTCGACGATCTCGGTTCCGGTGCGCTGCTGGACACGGCGCAGTTCGGATTGGGACACGAACCGACGGTACAGGAATCCCTGCAGGCCGGCGCCCCACTTGTGGCTTTCTCGGGCGACAAGCTGCTCGGAGGACCGCAAGCGGGGATCATCGTCGGCGAAGGGGCGCTGGTGGAACGGCTCCTCAAGCACCCGCTCGCCAGAGCCCTGCGGCCCGATAAATTGTGCCTGGCGGCGCTCTGCGCTACGCTGCAGCATTATCTGCGCGAAGAAGCAGTATCTGCGATCCCCGTGTGGCGGATGATTTCCACAGGAGAAGAAACACTGCAGAAACGTGCGCAGCGATGGGCAGCACAAATCGGCCGGGGAGATGTCGTCGCCAGTCGTTCGACGGTAGGCGGCGGCAGCCTGCCCGAGGAAACGCTGCCGACCTGGGTGCTGGCGATCGAGAGGCGCCATCCAAACGCGTTCACCAAACAATTGCGCAGCGCCGAACCGGCAGTGATTGCGCGTATCGAAGAGAATCGAGTAGTGCTGGACCCACGTACGGTGCTTGAAGCGCAAGACGAAGCGCTCATTCGAGTTCTCAAGCAAGCCCTGCAACGCAGAAGTGGGCAGAAGTAG
- a CDS encoding Xaa-Pro peptidase family protein → MKNEIDDLMTAGEIDALLIAGPTSHNPAMVYFTGIKPISSTFLIKKVGQAPVLFYLPMERDEAANTGLQTKNIFDYDIYKLLEETGGDHMRMLALQLQRMLQDFDVSGRVALYGETEIGSLFASLRLLEQIQPDVEIVGEDTSRSVLGRARTTKDEDEISRIRKMGQVTTNVVSDVAGFLTSHNVKNDLLVDRSGNVLTVGAVKRRINTWLSMRGADNPHGCIFAIGRDAGVPHSSGSDDDPVAVGKSIIFDIYPTEAGGGYYFDFTRTWCLGHAPDDVQAAYEDVLDVYDSVREAMEVDAPFRDYQIMACEMFAEQGHATIMSDSNTKEGYVHSLGHGLGLDVHEAPNSVHLESNQDRLRPGSVVTIEPGLYYPGRNYGVRIEDTIWVRPDGKMEILADYPKDLVLKMPGI, encoded by the coding sequence ATGAAGAATGAAATCGACGACCTCATGACCGCAGGCGAAATTGACGCCTTACTCATCGCCGGACCGACTTCGCACAATCCCGCGATGGTGTACTTTACGGGCATCAAGCCGATCAGCAGCACCTTCCTGATCAAAAAAGTCGGCCAGGCGCCGGTTTTGTTCTATCTTCCCATGGAACGCGACGAAGCTGCCAACACCGGGCTGCAAACCAAGAACATATTCGACTACGACATTTATAAACTGCTGGAAGAAACGGGCGGCGACCACATGCGCATGTTGGCGCTGCAGTTGCAGCGTATGCTCCAGGATTTCGACGTCTCGGGACGCGTGGCGCTGTACGGAGAAACCGAAATCGGCTCGCTGTTCGCGTCACTCAGACTACTGGAGCAAATTCAACCCGATGTGGAGATCGTCGGCGAGGATACTTCCAGATCCGTGCTCGGCCGCGCACGTACGACGAAGGACGAAGACGAAATTTCCCGCATCCGCAAGATGGGACAGGTCACGACCAACGTGGTGTCCGACGTCGCCGGGTTCCTGACGTCCCACAACGTGAAAAACGACCTGCTCGTAGATCGAAGCGGCAATGTGCTCACCGTCGGCGCAGTGAAGCGGCGCATCAATACCTGGTTATCCATGCGCGGGGCCGACAATCCCCACGGCTGCATTTTCGCCATCGGGCGGGACGCCGGTGTGCCCCACAGCAGCGGCAGCGACGACGACCCGGTGGCCGTGGGCAAATCGATCATCTTCGACATCTATCCCACGGAAGCCGGCGGTGGATACTATTTCGATTTCACCCGCACGTGGTGCCTGGGGCACGCGCCCGATGACGTGCAGGCTGCGTATGAGGACGTCCTCGACGTGTACGACTCCGTCCGGGAGGCCATGGAAGTAGATGCGCCCTTCCGGGATTATCAGATCATGGCCTGCGAGATGTTCGCCGAGCAGGGACATGCGACGATCATGTCGGACAGCAATACAAAAGAAGGCTACGTTCACTCTCTGGGGCATGGATTGGGGCTGGACGTTCATGAAGCGCCAAACTCCGTCCACCTGGAAAGCAATCAAGACCGGCTGCGCCCCGGCTCCGTGGTCACCATCGAACCGGGTCTATATTATCCGGGGCGGAACTACGGGGTGCGAATCGAAGATACAATATGGGTACGTCCGGACGGGAAGATGGAAATCCTGGCCGACTATCCCAAAGACCTTGTGCTGAAAATGCCGGGCATCTAG